The window AGCGTACTTGGCCAGGATTTCGGGGATTTGCGAGCGCCAGATCAAGCCATGGTCCGGGGCGATCATGTCGATGTCCCAGCCCACTTCGCCGACCTTGTCCAGCAGTTTCTGAACCAGCGGGGAGAAAGGCAGAAGGATGTTCGCGAAGTAGTTGGCGGCCAGGCTGAAAAGCAGGGTCTTGTCCACCTGATCGTCGAAGCGTTCGCTGGAGGCCAGATTCTGGCCAAAGGCGTCGCTGGATATGAGCAGTTTGTCCTCGGGAATGAAGGAGAACATGCTGTCCGGCCAGTGCAGCATCTTGGTTTCCAGAAACGTCACCGTGCGTTTGCCCAGGCTGATGCTCTGCCCAGTGGACACGACTTCATAGGGCCAGTCTTCCCGGTGGTAATGGCTGATCAGGGCCTGTTTGGCAATCGGTGAGCAAAATACTTTTTCCGGTTTGACGATCTCCATCAGTCGAGGCAGGGCCCCGGAGTGGTCCGGCTCAACATGGTTGACGATGAGATAGTCGATCTGTTCCGGATCAATGGTGGCCTTGAGGCAACGCAGCAACTCGTCCACATGATTGGCCGGGACGAGATCAAAGAGCGCGATTTTTTCGTCCTTGACCAGGTAAGCGTTGTAGGTCGTGCCCCGACGGGCCAGGGAGTATCCATGAAAATCCCTCAGGTTCCAATCCACGGAACCGACCCAGAAAATGTCCTTCTTGATTTCTACTGGCAACATGGGTGTTCTCCAAAAGAAAAAAGCCCTCTCCCGGTAGCCAGAAGAGGGCTTGTTGTCTGATTTACGGTTTAGCTTTCCGGCTCAAAGTTGTCTTTTGAGGCTCCACAGACAGGGCATGCCCAGTCCGCGGGTACATCGTCAAAACTGGTGCCAGCCGCGATGTTGTTTTCCGGGTCGCCTTCGGCCGGGTCGTAAACATATCCACATATACTACAAACATACCGCATAACGCTCTCCTTCTTGAAGCTTGTTGTTCAGGTCATCCCTCTGCGGACTCTTCCGCAACCGAACCAGGTCCGGCCAAGGGGCGAAACGCCTTGGTCCCGGCCCCGCAGACCGGACACTTCCATTGCTCAGGCAGGTCCTGGAACGCTGTGCCGCCAGGAACCTTTCCGCGTTTGTCGCCGCGGTCAGGGTTGTAGATGCAGCCGCAGTTGGTGGTCTGGCACTGGTACATGTCTTCCGGATTCGCCATAATATCTCCTTGGAGTGCTGGCCAAAAGGGGCTGGGCCAGGGTCGATGACTGGTGCGCCGTTTTGATCCCTAGGCTTTCCAAAGACCATGCAGATTACAGTATTCACGAGCCGTAACCTGCTCGGCCTGCACACAGAATTCAGCGACAGGCTCCTGGCCGGGGTTCAAAAACTGTCGGTAGGACTTGCCGTCGGCGATAATCTCGATCCACTCAATATAATGCTTGGATTCCATGGGGTGCAGGGTGCTGCCCACGGTGACCTTGTAGCCGTTGGCTGTTTTTTCCACCACGGGCACGTGCTTTTCCTTGGCCGCATCCACGGTATTCTCGGTCATGATCTTCATCGGTTCACCGCAGCAGACCAGTTCTCCGCCGCCTCCGTGCAGTACGTCAATAATGTTCCCGCACATATCGCATTTGTAGACTTCATGTTGCTGGGCCATTTCTGTGCTCCTTGTCTTGGTCGTGAAAAAAATAAGTAAAATTCTATTCGGTTCGACGCTATCCGTCAAACACCAATCCGGACGTTGCAGTCAACTTTTTGTGTGCATTGTTGATGCTTGTGTCGACAAGCAATTCGCCTGCCAGCATTTGCCGTCGCCATGGTACAGACACGGCTCGCGTTTCCACCCAAGATGCAGGCATGTCTGCAATATTGGCAAGAACCTATTCAGTGCGTTTACCAGTTTTCCTTCAGGGTCTCGAAATGGGCCTGGGGGTGATCGCAGGCCGGACACAACGTCGGGGCCTTTGTGCTCTTGCCGATGTAACCACAGTTGCGACAGCGCCAGGTTACGGCGACATCTTTGAGAAAGACCTTCCCGGATTCGACATTCGCGGCCAACTCACGATACTGCTTTTCATGCTGTCGTTCGGCAATGGCGATGGCCTCCATGGCCGCAGCAATTTCCGGAAAACCTTCTTGCTTGGCGACCTTGGCAAAATTCGGGTACATTTCGGTTTGTTCGTAGTGCTCACCGGCAGCGGCAGCCAGCAGGTTTTCATGGGTTGTGCCAATGACTCCGGCGGGAAATGCCGCAGTGATCTCAACATCACCACCTTCCATGAACTTGAAGAGCCGTTTGGCATGCTCTTTTTCCTGGTTGGCGGTTTCCTCGAAAATGAAGGAGATTTGCTCGTATCCGTCCTTTTTGGCCTTCTTTGCGAAGTAGGTGTACTTGTTTCGGGCTTGGGATTCACCTGCAAAAGCAGTCAACAGGTTTTTCTCTGTTTGGGTTCCTTTCAGTGTACTCATGGAGATGTCCTCGCTGCATATTTTAGGGTTCAAGGCTGGCAGTCCGTTGAAAAACTCCCAATTGCTGCGTCGCTGCAAAAAGTTCAAACTCTCACGTATGAATAAACACGCTTCGACATTGAACTTTTTTTGCTCCTTGCACTTGGGATTTTTGAACGGACTGTGTATAAGGTCTTGTTCATCAATCAGCTAGTTGGGCACTGCCCGATACGCTGTCAACAGGTATTTTGTTTTGTCCAACAATCCGCGCAGATACCATGGAATTCCAGCCAGTGGCCGGTAATTTGGAATGTCTTTTCAGCCTCACGCACGGCGTCCTGCCGCAGGGAAACCGAGGCGGCGTTTTCGGGCAGATCACCCACCTTGCCGCACTCCATGCAGCAGATATGCAGGTGCGGATCGATAGACGCGTCGAAACGCATCTGTGACCCGACCTTGTCCAACTTACGGATCAGCCCCTGTGCATGCAAATAATCCAGATTGCGGTAGATGGTCCCCAGACTGACGTGAGGCAACCGCCTGCGAACCATTTCGTAAACTTCATCCGCGGTAGGATGTGAGCGGGTTCCACGCAATTCTTCAAGAATGATTTTTCGCTGCGGCGTCAGGCGGAGACAGGTGGTCGGCATGGGAATTTGGTACTCCGTAGTTAGGAACAGGAACTATTCATATTTTTTTGAATGGGTCTTTGTCAAGTGTTTCCTGCAACTTTATGCTGGAAGGATTTTAGCAATGTCGTCACAAAAAAAACCGTGATCGAACCTTGCTGGGTTCGATCACGGAGAGATTACGCAAACACCTGTATGACGCTGGATGGATCAACCTGTCTGGAAGCGTTTGACCAGTTCGTTCAAACGATCCGACATTCCGGTGATTTCCTGGATGCCGCGGTCGGCTTCTCGAATATCCTCACTGTTGGCCGTGGAGAGCTGATTGACCTGACTGATGCTTTCGTTGATTTCATCACTGGTCACGGACTGCTGCTCCGCGGCGGTGGCGATGTTGCGGACCATATCGGCAATGCCCTCGGATTGCTGGACAATGGTTTGCAAGGCCTCGCCCGTGGTCAAGGCCTTCTGGGCGGTTTTCTCCACCACGGACCGGGTTTGCTCCATTTTCCGGACCGCCTCGCGGGTGCTGGACTGGATGGTGCCGATTACGTCCTCCACCTGCTTGGTGGCCTGCATGGTCCGCTCCGCCAGTTTACGAACCTCGTCGGCGACAACGGCAAACCCCCGTCCGGCGTCTCCGGCCCTGGCCGCCTCGATGGCCGCATTGAGGGCAAGCAGGTTGGTCTGATCGGCAATGTCGTTGATCACCCCCAGCACCTGCCCGATGTCCTCCGCCCGCCGGGCCAGGTCGTTCAAGGACCTGGCCAGTTCTTCCGTATCCCGGGCCACTTGTTTGACATCCTCCACGGTTTCCTGAACCCCTTGGCCGCCTTCCTGGGCGCTTTGGGTGGCCTGGGCCGCGGATTCGGCGGTGGAAGCTGAATTTCTGGCAATCTCGACGACAGTGGCGGTCATTTCGTTCATGGCCGTGGCCGCCTGGGTGGTCTGCTCTTCCGTGTTGGCAATTCGGTCGCTGACCGTGATCATCTGATCGGAGAGTCGATGGGCCACGCCCCGTAATGAACCGGCCATGTCGGTCACCTCACGGGCCACGCCCAGCAGGTTCTCCTGTTGGGCTTCAATGCGGCGCTTGGCTTCTTCTTCCTGGGTCAGGTCGATCAGGACGCCAATGGCCCCGATTACCTGGCCGGTGGTGTCTCTCAGCGGGGACGTCTCCCGGTAGATGGGCACTGCCCGGCCTTCCGGATGCGTGTACTCCCGTTTGCCCTGGACCAGTTTGCCCGTGCGCAGAACCTGGCCGGCTGAACCGTTACCTTGGCTGAACCCCATCATTTCCGAGGCGGTCCGCCCCAGAACACTCTCTCTGGGCTTGCCGAGAAGCTGGAGCGCCTGATCGTTGATGAACTGAACATTTTCCTGATGGTCGGTTACGTACAAGGGAACGGCAATGCCCTCTAAAACGCTTTTGTTGTACTCCAGTTGGTTCTGGATACCCTGCACCATTACGCCCAAATTGCCGGCCAGCCTGGCCAACTCATCGGAGCCGGCAACCTGGAACTTGACCGAGTAGTCACCCTGGCTGATCTGCTGGCTGGCGTGGCTCAGGGCCGCGATCTTGCCGACCACGACCCTGCGCATGAACAACAGCAGGCTGCCCAGCAAAATGCCGAAGCCGCCAATGGACAGGGCCGCCCCCTTGAGCTGATGGTCACGCAGTGTGGCCATTTCCGCGCCAACATCCTGAAACACCAGCAACGCCCCAAGTATCGGTTGCGATCTGCCGTGGCAGTGGTAGCAGGAAGGCTCGTTGGGGATGGACCGTAAGCGCACGTAAAGAGATGTGTCCGCGGTTTCCAGTAATACGGCCCGGTCTATCTGGCGCAGCAACCCCTCCTCAAGAATTTCCCGGACCTGGGTGGCCTGATGCACTGAGGTCAGGTCCCGGCGGATGGTATCTTGTCGCGTGGAATAGGTGATGTTGCCCCGGAAGTCCGTTAAATAGACGTTGACGTCGGCATAGAGCTCTTCAATCTTGGCAAATTGTTCCCGGGTGGCCGTGTCGTCACCGATGAGCATCGGCTCTTCAATGGCCATTTGCAGCAGGTCGGAAACCCGTGTGCCCAGGGTGTCGATCTGCTGCATGGTGTCGGTGCGTTGCCAGGAGGAATTGACCAGCAGCAGGATCAGAAAGACGGATGCGGTCAGTACGGTGACCAGCACCAGAATTTTTGCCCCCAGGGAATTGCGCAACAGGTTCATCTGCGGCTTCCTCGTCTTCAGTGGGCTCCGCTATAGATCAGCGGCTTGAAGTTGATGACCTGGACCCGTTCGTCTTCATGGCAGGGACGGCAAGCGTCCAGAGTCAGGCTGCCGATGATGTCGTCCGGGTGGCCGGTCAAGACATGCACCGAACCTGGGCCATGACACCCCTCGCAGCCCACGTGACCCAACTCCGGAGTTTCCTCAAAACTGCGAAATCCGCCGGGCCGGCCGTACCCGGTGGTGTGGCACTCGAAGCACTCCCGGAGTTCCTCCGGGGTCAGCTTGGGGGCCATCAACCGGACGCTATGGTCGGACTTGGCCTTGTTGGCGTGTTCCATGAACCGTTCGTACTCGCCTGGATGACAGTCCGCGCATTCCGCGGAGCCGACGTATCTCGCCTCACTGGGAACCTGGGCGCCGATGATCAGTGGAGCAAGAAAGGCCAGCGCGAACCAGAGGACTATGGTGATCCCCAGCGCTGTTCGTCGCATTGTCGCCTCCCATTTCGATGTTGCGTTATTGACCGGGCAGGAGATCAGTTGGCCTGACGATTGTCTGTCCGTAAACCCAACATGCAAAAATGTATGACACAATTGTTTAACAGCCAAGATGCCTTGAATATAATTGACCCAACTTTAGTCGAGCTTTGTGAAAAAAGCAACGTAATGGCAAATTATTGGGAGTCGATCCAGGGGGCAAGGAAGCTCCCGACAGATCCGGTGGAGTCGATGTGTCGAATCAGGGCACTGCCCATCACGACCCCGTCCACGACGGATTCCACTCCTTGAAGCTGACTTGGCGCGTGCAGACCAAAGCCCAGAGCCAGGGGGATGGGAAAGATCTGTTTGGCCTGGGTCAGGGCGTCCTGGAGTTGTTCCGGCAATGCTTCCCGGACGCCGGTGGTACCCATGACCGAGACAAAATAGACGAATCCAGTGGCCTCCTCGGCATGGGCCCGCAATCGTTCCGGACTGCTGTTCAAACCGACCAACGGAATCAGATCGACTCCATGCTCCTGGAGCAGTTTGCGCGGGCCGTTGCTTTCCTCCAAAGGCAGGTCGGCGATGATCAGGCCATTGACTCCGGCCCGGGCCGCGTCCCGGGCCAGCTTGTCCATACCGTACTGCAGAAAGGGGTTCATATAGCCCATAAGCACGATTCCCGCCTGGATTGTTGGACGCCGCCGGTGCAGTTCCTCCAGTATCCAGGCCAGGTTGACGTTCTGTTCCAAACAACACAGGGCAGCCTGTTCCACCACCGGCCCGTCAGCCACGGGATCGGAAAAAGGAACACCGATTTCAATGATGTCCGCGCCCGCGGCGTCCAGATCATCAATATGCTTCCAGAAGGCCTCTTTGGTAGGGTAGCCGGCGGGCAAATAGGGCATCACGGCCTTGCGGCCCTGGGCCAGGGCCTTGGTGATCTTCTCGGTCAAGTAGCTTGTAGACATTAGGGTTCTCCGGGAAGGTAAGGTGATTGGGTATTCAGGATTCAGGATTCAGGATTCAGGAGTCAGGAGTCAGAAGCCGGAAGTCAGGATGGCGGAAATCAGAGAGAAGAAAGCTGTTGGGGGGAACTCGTAAGCCAAGTTGCCCTGCAGGTCTCAAGTCTCAGCCCTCTCTTTTCAACAGCTCTTGCCTCACGATCTCCAGGTCCTTGTCGCCGCGGCCGGAGAGGCAGATAACCACGTTGGCGGTCTGGGGCAGGGTCCCTGTGAGTTTCAGGGCATAGGCCAGGGCGTGGGAGCTTTCCAGGGCCGGGAGGATGCCCTCGGTGCGGGCCAGGCGCATGAATGCGGCCAGGGCCTGGTCGTCGGTCACGCAAACGTACTGGGCACGGCCCAGGGCCTGGAGATGGGCGTGTTCCGGACCAACGCCGGGGTAGTCCAGGCCCGGGGCCAGGGAGTGGGAGGCCAGGATCTGGCCCTCGACGGTCTGGAGCAATTTGGTCATGGTTCCGTGCAGCACTCCGGTCGTTCCGGTGGACAGCGTGGCCGAATGGCAACAGCCCGGCGAGCCGTCCCCGGCAGCTTCCACGCCGATCAAGGCCACCTGCGCGTGGGGCACGAAGGCATGGAACATGCCGATGGCATTGGAGCCGCCGCCCACGCAGGCCACGACCTGGTCCGGCAGCACTCCGATCCGTGCTTGGATTTGATCAAGGGCCTCCCGGCCGATCACGGCCTGCAGTTCACGGACGAGCAACGGGAAAGGATGCGGACCCACGGCCGAGCCCAGGCAATAGTGGGTGGTGCCCTGTTCAGCGATCCAGTGGCGCATGGCCGCGTTGATGGCGTCTTTCAGGGTTCGGCTGCCGGAGTCCACGGGACGGACCGTCGCGCCCAACAGCTCCATGCGCTGGACGTTGTGCGCCTGACGGACCACATCCTCGGCACCCATGTAGACGATACATTCCAGTCCCAACAGGGCTGCGGCCGTGGCCGTGGCCACCCCATGCTGCCCGGCTCCGGTCTCGGCCACCAGCCTGGTCTTGCCCATGTGCTTGGCCAGCAGGGCCTGGCCCACGGTGTTGTTGATCTTATGCGCGCCGGTATGGGCCAAGTCCTCCCGTTTCAGCCAAAGCCCAAAGCCCAACTCCCGGGAGAGGTTGGCGCAGTGATACAAGGCCGTGGGCCTCCCCACGAAATGGGTCAGCAGGTCGGCCAGCTCCCGCTGAAATGGCTCACCGGCCATGATCCGGGCCATGGCCTCCTCCAGTTCCAACAGCGGCGGCATGAGCAGTTCCGGGGCAAAGCGCCCGCCGAAGTCGCCGAAATATCCTTTTTT of the Desulfonatronum thioautotrophicum genome contains:
- a CDS encoding FprA family A-type flavoprotein, which gives rise to MLPVEIKKDIFWVGSVDWNLRDFHGYSLARRGTTYNAYLVKDEKIALFDLVPANHVDELLRCLKATIDPEQIDYLIVNHVEPDHSGALPRLMEIVKPEKVFCSPIAKQALISHYHREDWPYEVVSTGQSISLGKRTVTFLETKMLHWPDSMFSFIPEDKLLISSDAFGQNLASSERFDDQVDKTLLFSLAANYFANILLPFSPLVQKLLDKVGEVGWDIDMIAPDHGLIWRSQIPEILAKYAEWSAQKPQRKAVVFYDTMWKSTERMARAVTDGLIAEGLSVQLMSLKAAHHSDVMPFIMDAQAIVAGSPTHNNGMLPLLADMLTYMKGLKPQGKIGAAFGSYGWSGEAPKQISEFLQSAKVEIVAEPLRIKNVPTDADLAACQEFGSRIGREVNARVPA
- the rd gene encoding rubredoxin — translated: MRYVCSICGYVYDPAEGDPENNIAAGTSFDDVPADWACPVCGASKDNFEPES
- a CDS encoding rubredoxin, with translation MANPEDMYQCQTTNCGCIYNPDRGDKRGKVPGGTAFQDLPEQWKCPVCGAGTKAFRPLAGPGSVAEESAEG
- a CDS encoding desulfoferrodoxin, coding for MAQQHEVYKCDMCGNIIDVLHGGGGELVCCGEPMKIMTENTVDAAKEKHVPVVEKTANGYKVTVGSTLHPMESKHYIEWIEIIADGKSYRQFLNPGQEPVAEFCVQAEQVTAREYCNLHGLWKA
- the rbr gene encoding rubrerythrin — translated: MSTLKGTQTEKNLLTAFAGESQARNKYTYFAKKAKKDGYEQISFIFEETANQEKEHAKRLFKFMEGGDVEITAAFPAGVIGTTHENLLAAAAGEHYEQTEMYPNFAKVAKQEGFPEIAAAMEAIAIAERQHEKQYRELAANVESGKVFLKDVAVTWRCRNCGYIGKSTKAPTLCPACDHPQAHFETLKENW
- a CDS encoding Fur family transcriptional regulator; protein product: MPTTCLRLTPQRKIILEELRGTRSHPTADEVYEMVRRRLPHVSLGTIYRNLDYLHAQGLIRKLDKVGSQMRFDASIDPHLHICCMECGKVGDLPENAASVSLRQDAVREAEKTFQITGHWLEFHGICADCWTKQNTC
- a CDS encoding methyl-accepting chemotaxis protein → MNLLRNSLGAKILVLVTVLTASVFLILLLVNSSWQRTDTMQQIDTLGTRVSDLLQMAIEEPMLIGDDTATREQFAKIEELYADVNVYLTDFRGNITYSTRQDTIRRDLTSVHQATQVREILEEGLLRQIDRAVLLETADTSLYVRLRSIPNEPSCYHCHGRSQPILGALLVFQDVGAEMATLRDHQLKGAALSIGGFGILLGSLLLFMRRVVVGKIAALSHASQQISQGDYSVKFQVAGSDELARLAGNLGVMVQGIQNQLEYNKSVLEGIAVPLYVTDHQENVQFINDQALQLLGKPRESVLGRTASEMMGFSQGNGSAGQVLRTGKLVQGKREYTHPEGRAVPIYRETSPLRDTTGQVIGAIGVLIDLTQEEEAKRRIEAQQENLLGVAREVTDMAGSLRGVAHRLSDQMITVSDRIANTEEQTTQAATAMNEMTATVVEIARNSASTAESAAQATQSAQEGGQGVQETVEDVKQVARDTEELARSLNDLARRAEDIGQVLGVINDIADQTNLLALNAAIEAARAGDAGRGFAVVADEVRKLAERTMQATKQVEDVIGTIQSSTREAVRKMEQTRSVVEKTAQKALTTGEALQTIVQQSEGIADMVRNIATAAEQQSVTSDEINESISQVNQLSTANSEDIREADRGIQEITGMSDRLNELVKRFQTG
- a CDS encoding cytochrome c family protein; amino-acid sequence: MRRTALGITIVLWFALAFLAPLIIGAQVPSEARYVGSAECADCHPGEYERFMEHANKAKSDHSVRLMAPKLTPEELRECFECHTTGYGRPGGFRSFEETPELGHVGCEGCHGPGSVHVLTGHPDDIIGSLTLDACRPCHEDERVQVINFKPLIYSGAH
- the trpA gene encoding tryptophan synthase subunit alpha, which encodes MSTSYLTEKITKALAQGRKAVMPYLPAGYPTKEAFWKHIDDLDAAGADIIEIGVPFSDPVADGPVVEQAALCCLEQNVNLAWILEELHRRRPTIQAGIVLMGYMNPFLQYGMDKLARDAARAGVNGLIIADLPLEESNGPRKLLQEHGVDLIPLVGLNSSPERLRAHAEEATGFVYFVSVMGTTGVREALPEQLQDALTQAKQIFPIPLALGFGLHAPSQLQGVESVVDGVVMGSALIRHIDSTGSVGSFLAPWIDSQ
- the trpB gene encoding tryptophan synthase subunit beta — protein: MKKGYFGDFGGRFAPELLMPPLLELEEAMARIMAGEPFQRELADLLTHFVGRPTALYHCANLSRELGFGLWLKREDLAHTGAHKINNTVGQALLAKHMGKTRLVAETGAGQHGVATATAAALLGLECIVYMGAEDVVRQAHNVQRMELLGATVRPVDSGSRTLKDAINAAMRHWIAEQGTTHYCLGSAVGPHPFPLLVRELQAVIGREALDQIQARIGVLPDQVVACVGGGSNAIGMFHAFVPHAQVALIGVEAAGDGSPGCCHSATLSTGTTGVLHGTMTKLLQTVEGQILASHSLAPGLDYPGVGPEHAHLQALGRAQYVCVTDDQALAAFMRLARTEGILPALESSHALAYALKLTGTLPQTANVVICLSGRGDKDLEIVRQELLKREG